The sequence below is a genomic window from Canis aureus isolate CA01 chromosome 26, VMU_Caureus_v.1.0, whole genome shotgun sequence.
ggggaaggggtgggggccaGGCCGTCTGTGCAGAGACCTTGGCAGATGGCCCTGTGAGGAAAAGAGGTAGCCTGGGACCTGCTCCCTCCCTACCTAGACTCCCACCCAGTTTCCTGTGGGAAGGGGAGCAACAGTTGAGGGAGGTTTCCCAACTTGGCCTGGCTGAACCAGGGCTGGAACCagaacccaggaccccagccccAAACAGCTGAGACCTTGCCTGAGGAGTTAGGCCTCCTCCCACTTCTAGGATGTTAATTGAGGTCCCAGGATGGGGACACCAAATGTCTAGGACCCCCATCCACCTCCATCGGGATAGTGGACGAAAGTAGAAGGGTCGGGGCATGAGGGTGACCTTGAAATCCTGGGACCCCGCACCTATAGCACCTGAAAAATGGTTTCTCTGTCTGGGCTctgagggtaggggcagagggccaTGTGTGGGGCaggacaaacacacacacacacacacacacacacacacacacacacacatgcagatgTCCTTCAGAGCAACCTGGAGCTTGGTGCTGAAGAAAGTTGGACCTGGAATGCGGGGGATGCACAGCCCTGGAAGTGCTGGTAAGACCTGCATGCCCCGCCCCTGTCCAACTCTGAGATTAGGAGTGGGTTCCTGCCTGCAGGCCTCCCTGGTCCTGCCCCTGACCATTTCCCACAATCTTACTCCTTGGTCTTGGGCCATATACCTCCATGACATGGAGCTTGAATTTGACAGCACCTCCTTTCATTCCAAGCTTCCTTAAGGTCTGACCCCCAAACCTCAGGCCCCTAAGGCCTTTGTGTCCTGAGGTGGAAGGTGCAGGCAGATTCTTGCACCTCCTTTCCAGACCTCAGTCAGAAGAAAGAGACCTAAAGCAGGACAGACTTCAGCCAGATAGCAAAAGGACCTCTGGACCCTTGGGAGAATAGCAAATAACATTTAATGAGCCCTTACTATGTACCCCAAGCTGTCATCAACACTCACATAGATTAACACACTCAGGCTTTACGACAGCCATGGAGATGGATGCTGTGctgttatctccatttttcagatgaacaaactgaggcccagagacctAGATATTAAaagaaccagggatccctgggtggcgcagcggtttggcgcctgcctttggcccagggcgcgatcccggagacccgggatcgaatcccacatcgggttcccggtgcatggagcctgcttctccctctgcctgtgtctctgcctctctctctctctgtgactatcataaataaataaaaattaaaaaaaaataaaaataaaagaaccaaagCAGTTCCATGCTGTCCTGGCAAGGTAGTACCAATGCCATCTGTGTGGGCATCTCTGGTATCAATAAACAGAAGGTTTATCAAGACCCTCCTAGTGTCCAGCCTTGCTCTGGAAGCCTTGGACACCCACACAGAGCCCTGAAGGGCTTGGCCATCAGGGAAAGTTCCAGGAAAGGAAGCCAGTAGTAAAACTGACCTCTAGTGGTATAATTTACAGAGCATCTACTGCGAGGCACTGTGCTAATCCTTACAAGGATAGAATCTTGAATCTTCCCACAAGAGCATGAGGTAGGTTCTCTTACTATCCTCACTTTCCAGAGGAGGACACTGAAGCACAATGAGGTCGAGGGGCTTGCTGGAGCTGGGGTGAGTGGAACCCGGCTGACTCCAAAGGCTTGCCCTTGACCTGTGGTCAAAGGCATGCAGATATAGCACCCTACAGTTTGCAGAGCAGTTGCCCATCATCTTGTTCACCTGTTACCTTTGCCTGACAAGTCCTCTTCACCTCGAATCTTCCCAGAGAATATGAGATTTGAAGCCACAGGGGCTGAATGACAGCCCTGGCCATGCTCCTTATTGCTCTGCGAGTTTTAGCAAGTCACTTAGCTgttcagtttctgcatctgtaaaatggtgagaTAACAGTCAACTTATCCGAAGGCCTTAGAATggctcctggcacacagtaagtgctcaataaatgcagcccccttttttaaatattatggttAGAACTAGGATGTCCCAGGGGCAGCCTGAACTCAGCTCTTCTGTTGTGCCCACAGCCAACAGTGAGGGGAAGATGCCACCCTACACCAACTACCATGCTCAGCGCTCCTACCCCATGCCTGATGAGCCCTTCTGCACAGAGCTCAACGCTGAGCAGCGGGCcctgaaggagaaggaaaagggcaGCTGGACCCAGCTGAGCCATGCTGAGAAGGTGGCCTGTAGGTGTCAGGGTGGGGCTGGCTGGGGAGAGTGGGCTGGTGGTGACTTTGAAAAGAAGGGCCCCCAcctagggcacctgggcagctcagtcagttaagcctctgactcttgatttcagctcaggtcatgatctcagggtcatgagatcaagccctgcattttcttgagattctctttccctctccctcatcttccccctctgctcctcccctacctctttcttaaataaataagtaaataaataaagccttaaaaaaaaaaaaaaagaagaagaagaagaagaagggccCCTGCCCAAGACAGCCAGAAATCCCAAAACATCTAAATGCATACCTGAGGGATGAAAGTcatcatttgctcatttattcttttattcagtcAACTATTTGTGCACAGCCAGGTGCTAGGTGATGCTGGGGACACAGGAGTGAATCACCTTGATGGTTCTTGCCCTCAGGGTGCTCCCAGCCAATGGGGGAACTGACATAAACCCAGAAAACTGTAATACAGGCTTTGTGGCCAGGGTGAGGTGTGTCCAAGGGATTGTGAGGAcactaaagagagagagatggaatccTGGTAGGTCTCCCAGAGGAGGGCATGTGCTGGCTGGCCTTGAATGGTGAGGAGGAGGGTGTTGCCAGGTAGTGGCAACAGCATGGGGAGGGATATGGAAGCAGGAAAGCATGGAGCATCGTGGACATCACTGAGTGGTGCAGGGAGATGGAGCAGAGAGGCAGTTAAGGTGGATGGGAGGGCAGGGACCTGACCCTGGGAAACAGGAAGGATGTGTCCTGCCCAACAGAAATGCCCGTAAATAATTCCAAGTTTTGGACCCTGCTCCTGGCCAAGATTTGCatacagtagatgctcagtaagaATTTGCTGAATGGGCAGCATctgctgcaggaggaggagggcccaGGGTCCTTGGAATGGATATACCCAAGGCCCTTACTTCCCCACAACCTCATCTGCCTCCAGTGTATCGCCTCCAGTTCCATGAGACCTTCGCAGAGATGAACCGTCGCTCCAACGAGTGGAAGACAGTGATGGGCTgcgttttcttcttttttggattCACAGCTCTGCTGATTTGGTGGCAGCGGGTCTATGGTGAGTGGCAACACCTCACCTTGCTGCAGTCCTGGGCCATGCCCTTGTGGTCAGAGCTCTTATAAGCAAGCTCTTATAAGGCAACTATGCTGGCACTTATCTGAAGAGTTTTGAAAAGCCCCCCAAAGAGTGTAGGGTGAAGGGCAGAGCATGGCTGCCTGGGTTGGGACGTAGAAgctttacctctctgggcctcaattccttcatctataaaatgaaaatactagtgTCCGCACCACAGTGTTCTTGTAAGGagttagtgagagagagagctgtgAGCCAGGGCTTGGCACATAATCATGAATGGTGCTCTTGCTGATTACTGTTATTAATCATTACTTTTTCTGTAATAAAAGTCCCCAACATATAAGAGCTTAAGCAAGACACAGGTTTTGTTCCTCTCACAGACCAGGGAGAGTATGGAGACTCTGCAGTGTCAGGCTCCTTTGGTGGTGCCATTCTTCACATGcagcttcctttcttgccatATAAGATGGCTGATCCAACTCCAGCCATTAAAGCCTACATTCCAGCCAAGAACAGGGAAAGGGAGGATGCACTCCTCTTTAAGATCCAAAAGTTGCATACATCCCTTCTGCTTACCTCTTCTTGGCTAGAAATGATCACATGACCATGTCTAGCGGCAAGGGAAGTTGGGAAATATAGTTTTTAGCTAGATGGTCACATCCCCTGCTAACTGCTTATGACTACAGAAGAGTGATTTCTCAGTGCGGTCCCTGGACCAACGCCATCATTTGGGAacatttagaaat
It includes:
- the COX4I2 gene encoding cytochrome c oxidase subunit 4 isoform 2, mitochondrial isoform X1 — translated: MSFRATWSLVLKKVGPGMRGMHSPGSAANSEGKMPPYTNYHAQRSYPMPDEPFCTELNAEQRALKEKEKGSWTQLSHAEKVALYRLQFHETFAEMNRRSNEWKTVMGCVFFFFGFTALLIWWQRVYVFPKKPITLTDEWKAQQLQRILDMKGNPVQGLASRWDYEKKEWKK
- the COX4I2 gene encoding cytochrome c oxidase subunit 4 isoform 2, mitochondrial isoform X2; the encoded protein is MRGMHSPGSAANSEGKMPPYTNYHAQRSYPMPDEPFCTELNAEQRALKEKEKGSWTQLSHAEKVALYRLQFHETFAEMNRRSNEWKTVMGCVFFFFGFTALLIWWQRVYVFPKKPITLTDEWKAQQLQRILDMKGNPVQGLASRWDYEKKEWKK